The Hordeum vulgare subsp. vulgare chromosome 7H, MorexV3_pseudomolecules_assembly, whole genome shotgun sequence DNA window CAACTCCACACCTAGTTGTGGGAGCTGAATGATGTTGTCTATAACCATTTTTCATACTAGTTCTCTTCTGgcaaaaaggaacatccttcttttTATGAAAAAACATCAAGAACATCCTTCTTTTTAAGAACATCCTTATTTACTTTTGAACACGAGAAGCTGCAGTCACTACAAGTTTATAACGACTCATTGATACGGCTAGTGCTACATACAGTACAGTACATATGAgcgtgcatgttaaaagcaaatcCACAAGGAAATGTTCTTCATTATATATAGATTAATACAGTACATAGGACACCTATTGTCTAAATACATAATTTAAAAAGTTACAAAATATCGAGAAAAATCCCCCGTGTACATCCGGACATTATATGTTCGTGAACAAAGTTTTGGTGAAAAAGAatatttttttgtgatttgtgtaaaaaaaatataattttcaATGATTGATTATAGCTATTCACGAGACATTTTTTTATCCTTTTTATACATGCCacaaaaatgttctttctttccaAAATTTTGTATGCGGCATATAATGTGCGGATGTACACGCGAAATAATTGTTTTGAATCTCTTAAAATATTGAATGTGTATTATACATATATTATAATAGGTATATCCACACCTATAAGCCAAAACACCACTCTCCAACTATACTACCATTATTTACTTTTGAACATGGGAAACAGTCACTGCAAGTTTATAACGAGCCATTGACACGGCTAGTGCATGCTACATACAGTACAGTACATATGAGCGTGCATGTAAAAAAGCAAATCCACGAGGAGTTGttcttcattacatatagattAATACATAGGACCATATTGCATGCGAGTACGTGCATGCATGGATCACGAGATTAGTAGTCCAGTGCTAGTCTCCTACTACTCCAATGATCCTATGCACAAGCAAGCAAAGCACTACATATGATCATAACCTACGGAAACTAAAGGATAAGTCGGGAACGAACAAGGGGAAACAATTACAAGTGCTTGTCTAAATATCGATCACACTCGCAACTTGACTAATCAAAAGCCGCAACATAGCGATCGAGATGGGGAAGGTAGCCCTAGGAAACGAGTGGTCCGGATCATGCGCCCCTCGTGGCTGCAGGTGGGCCCATCTCGTACATGAAGGCGCTGTGCTGCAGGCAAGCGTCCAGCCAGGTCGGCGGTGGCTCCTGTGGACCGCCGTTGACCCCGGGCTGCGCCGGTGGGCCTGCCTTGCCATTGACGATGGACGCGAAGGAAGGGAAAGGGAAATATGCTGGGTTGCAGCTGCTGTTTGGCTGCTCTTGGATGCTAGCTGCTGCTGGGAAGCCGCCATTGCTGTTGTTGCTTGTGTTCTTGGCCTGGCCCTGTATTAATGGGGAGGACTGCAGGTGTGGGAGGTCATGGTGGAAGGGGATGAGCTGACTAGGGTTTGGGAAGGGGACAGGAGGTGCGTCCTGGAAGAAGCTGGGGTGGTGGGGGGTCATGGGGAAGTAGCAGTAGGGGTttctcatctccatcatcttactgtaCTGGTCTACCGCCTTGTGGAAGATCCTGCACACCACCCATTCCTCctgcaaaaaatatatatcatatatactgTAAGTTCAAAATATCGCTCACAGATATATTTACAAATCAACATACAAAAAGAAGTATAGATCAATATAATATTCTCTTTTGGATGGATTGTGATCTAGCTAGGACAGATATGCTGTAGAGAATCTATATGTCTACATCTATATCTACATATTTACTCCTGAACTTCTGCAAGCGGAGAGTACATTTATTCTTCATGGGCGAAATTGCTTTTTTTTTATATAAAAGCATATGACACAGAGAGATATCAATGGGAGATTTGCTGATCTGAAGTAGGACGGTTGGAGATCTTCGAGCCATGCATGCAGAGTGCGTGAGCCCTGAGAAGGAACAAACACGTACCAGTACATGGTGTAGTATATATCGCTAGCTAGCCCATATACATCCTGTGTCAGTGCAAATCTGCAACTAGATTTTTGAGCAGAAACGACCCACGCACTCTGTACAGCATCATCgtcatgcttatgatgctacaagCATCGAATGAATGAACAAAAGTGTACTAGGCCACAGTATAATAAACATATATTCCAAATCAATCTGCATGCATATGTCACCTTATGTATGCATGCAATGCAACCACACGCATGCCGCATTCAATGCACATCATGTCGCACGCATCTAACGACCATGTAACTTGTTCTTGAGCACTCAACTGTGGATGTTTCAACGCCGAGATCACACAGTGACTAGTGCGGTAGTGCCTAGAAGCTAGAGAATGTGTGTAACAAAAAGAGTAACAAAATGTTCATGGATGGAGCAATGGCGTGCAACCAACTGGATAAGTACGCACCTTGCATGAGCGGCGGACGGCGCCGAAGTCGCCGTCGAGGCGGTACTCGTGGAGGACCCACTTGGTCTTCTCGCCGCGGGGGGCGCGGCCCCTGTAGAAGACCAGCGTCTTCTTCATGCCGAGGAGGGAGCCCGTGGCGGCATTGAGCACCTCGCGGTCCTTGCCGGTGGCCTTCCAGTAGCCGGCGCCGGTGGCGCGGTTGGTGCGGAGGCCCGTGGGGTACTTGCGGTCGCGGAGGCTGAAGAAGTACCACTCCCGCTCCCCCATCCTCGCCGCCTCCGGGAGGTCCCACGGCTCGCACCGGTTCAGGTCCACCTCTGCGATGTCCACGCCGCCGCAGCACGTGCCGTTGAAGACCTTGGCGGCGAGGTAGAAG harbors:
- the LOC123412144 gene encoding protein CUP-SHAPED COTYLEDON 3-like — encoded protein: MHQHQPAAAMGDALWELIGEEMAAAEAAAGEHGLPPGFRFHPTDEELVTFYLAAKVFNGTCCGGVDIAEVDLNRCEPWDLPEAARMGEREWYFFSLRDRKYPTGLRTNRATGAGYWKATGKDREVLNAATGSLLGMKKTLVFYRGRAPRGEKTKWVLHEYRLDGDFGAVRRSCKEEWVVCRIFHKAVDQYSKMMEMRNPYCYFPMTPHHPSFFQDAPPVPFPNPSQLIPFHHDLPHLQSSPLIQGQAKNTSNNSNGGFPAAASIQEQPNSSCNPAYFPFPSFASIVNGKAGPPAQPGVNGGPQEPPPTWLDACLQHSAFMYEMGPPAATRGA